A genomic segment from Cricetulus griseus strain 17A/GY chromosome 8, alternate assembly CriGri-PICRH-1.0, whole genome shotgun sequence encodes:
- the LOC100762568 gene encoding C-type lectin domain family 2 member H-like isoform X2 gives MLTAESDSLDFLTGKNCQGKYLRIISAESPVKLYCCYGVIAVLSGAVIALSVALLLSTRKPEEVSIKCVCAFCPRDWIAFGSKCFNFSEKVENWTSSQTFCVAQGAQLARFDSQEELEFLKRYKGEHDHWIGLHRKSSEHHWMWTDGTEYNNLTSPRGGGECAYLSDSKVSSGRNYTHRRWICSKPNSFTACDVPKQS, from the exons GTAAAAACTGTCAAGGAAAATATCTGAGAATCATCTCCGCTGAGTCTCCTGTTAAGCTTTACTGCTGCTATGGAGTGATCGCGGTCCTCTCTGGAGCTGTTATTGcactttctgttgctttgttaTTGTCAA caagaaagccagaagaggtctCAATCAAATGTGTCTGTGCCTTTTGTCCTAGAGATTGGATTGCATTTGGaagtaaatgttttaatttttctgaaaaagTGGAAAACTGGACATCCAGCCAGACCTTTTGCGTGGCACAAGGAGCCCAGCTAGCTAGATTTGACAGCCAGGAGGAGCTG GAATTTCTGAAGAGATACAAGGGGGAGCATGACCACTGGATCGGCCTCCACAGAAAGTCCTCAGAACACCATTGGATGTGGACAGACGGCACTGAATATAACAACTT GACTTCCCCCCGAGGAGGAGGAGAGTGTGCCTACCTGAGTGACAGTAAGGTCAGCAGTGGCAGGAACTATACTCACAGGAGGTGGATATGTAGCAAGCCCAACAGTTTCACAGCTTGTGATGTGCCAAAGCAGTCGTGA